The segment GTATGGTACTTTAGAAAAATTACAGGACTTCTGGATGGGGATGTAGGACACATACAGGTTGACATGGCAATTAAGGAGATGGATATCATAATGTTCAAGGCCGTCAATAAGGAGGCCAAGGGTTTGATTCCTGAGAAGTTGCCTGATGGAGTGGTACATGCATGGGATATATGTGTAAGTAACACTGCATGTAAGCACGTGGGTAATATCGGAATCAGATTCGTTGACAACACCGAATTCGGTCCGACTGGAGAATCATTCAACAGTACAAATGTTATAGGTAGAGTTGTAGCCGGATGTGAAAACTTCAAAGGATTTAAGGAAGGAGACACAGTATATGTCAGAGAAAAATAATGATATAGATAATGAATTCTGTCATATTCCAATGGGTGATGGAACATACAGGGATTCTGATCAAAAAGATAAAATTACTCGTATGATTATATTGGGACCTGGTTGTTCAGTAAGTTCAAAGGAATTATTAAATTTCCTGCACATGCTTGAATTGCCTATAAATATTCGTTTGACCTGTTATGGTGCTAATCTAAACGGGTATCCTGACTTGGTAATGGAAGCTGTGGAAAAGGCTAGGGAACTTGACCCTAATCATATATTTATTAAATTCAGGGGATTTCCACCGGGCGATCCTAGAAGATGTAGGGCTAAACGTGGAGGAGCAAGAGAGGGCTTCCATCAAATAGAGGCCGAGTATAAACTACTGCCAGATGTCAGTGTTGCTCTGGAAAATCCAAGACATGTTGATTTAAATCCTCCAAAAAAAGTGGAATTGGATGAATTTATTGATATAGTAAACCAATACGATAAAAACAAGCAATAGATATTATCGACAATAATCTAAAAATTGATTAGCTAAAAAAATAACTTTACAAGTCAACAATCGCTCATGATGAATTTTATAAGATTGAATAAATTAACAAATAGGAATTAGAGGTTATATTATGAAAGTTGCAATATTTCCACCTAACTCTATGATATTAGCAGATATGATAGTTAGAAGTGGACATGAACCGTTGGTTGTTCAAAAACAGATGCAAAAAAAGGTTACAAGTCCTGATTTGGATGCACCTCCTTTCAACATGACAGAAAATGATCCGATAGATGGATTAAAGTATGCTGCTATAGAAGTGCCGTCAGGTGTTCGTGGACGTATGTCACTGTTTGGTCCAATTATAGAAGAAGCTGAAGCTGCAATTATAATGAACGAAGCACCATATGGTTTCGGATGTGTAGGATGTGCAAGATCATCAGAATTAACAGTATTCTCGCTAAGAAGAAAGGATATTCCAGTACTGGAATTGGATTATCCTACCTCACGTGATGATACAATAGAAATGGTACATAAGATAAACACCTTTTTAGACATGCTAAAAGATAAGGAGGATGACGCGGATGATTAAAATCGCACAATTATCCTGTGGAACAGAATACAGTGGAGTTCAAAAAGAAATAGAAAAGGCCGCTGAGACCTTTGGTGCACAGATGGTCATGCCCGATGTAAACCTTGATGACATTGACGAGGCATATGAAAAGTTCGGCTTAAGCTGTGCAAGTTCAAGTTTAAAACTAATGATTGCAAGGGCAATGAGTCTGGTTGAAGGAAAAAACGAGGCCGACGCCGTATTTATATGTACATGTTTCAGATGTGCAGAGGCCGCCATAGCAAGAAACGAAGTACGTAGGCTTATTCAAAACTATACTGACCTGCCTGTGGTAACATACTCATTCACCGAAAAGACAAAGGCATCAGAACTGTTTATCCGTATGGAAGCACTCACAACAATCGTCGCAAGAAAAAGCGTACTTGCACGTGAAAAACAGGAAGGACTGACCCTCGGTATAGACAGCGGTTCTACCACAACAAAGGTAGCACTGATGGAAAATAATGAGATAATCGGTACCGGATGGGTAAAAACAGGAGATATCATAGGCTGTGCAAATGACGGTATAGCACAGGCACTGGAAGGAACCGATTATAAACTGGATGATATAGAGGCAATTGGTACAACAGGTTACGGCCGTATGACCATAGGTAAGGATATGGGTGCAAAACTCATACAGGAAGAAATATCAGTTAACAGTAAGGGAGCCGTATACCTGGCAGATGCACAGAAAGGTGAGGCAACTGTACTGGATATAGGTGGTATGGATAACAAGGTCATTACAGTAAACAACGGTATACCTGATAACTTTACCATGGGAGGTATCTGTGCCGGAGCTTCAGGTCGTTTCCTCGACATGACCAGTGGCAGGTTAGGCGTTGACATAACCGAACTTGGGCCTCTCGCACAACAGGGAAACTATAGAAACGCCGTTCTAAACAGTTACTGTATCGTATTTGGTATACAGGATTTGGTAACTTCCCTTGCAGGAGGAGCATCCAAGGAGGATGCCGCAAGTGCCGCATGTTATTCAGTGGCAGAACAGGTATATGAACAACAACTGCAGGAAATTGACGTACGTGAACCATTGATTCAGGTAGGTGGAACTTCCCTTATAGCAGGACTTGTGGATGCCGTACAGGATATCCTTGGTGGTATTGATATAGTCGTACCGGAGTATTCCCAGTATATTGGGGCTGTAGGTGCTGCAATGCTAGTATCAGGACTTAAGGATTCAGATGTCGATGACAGTAAGAGATTCTAATAAGAGGTTTTATAAATGTATGTGGAATGTTATGATGAAGTAGGTGCACAGGTTTATGATACACTACTTAGACATACACTTCAAGACTTGAAATTAGCTCGTGCAATTAATGCAATAAAAATCTTCATAGATCCGCGTGAAGCATTATTTATAGGAGTTGTAAAATTAGAAAAAGCATCACAACCGGTATATCTTGATGATATAGCCTCCTATAAAATGGATAATGATGTACTAAAGATTGTGGTTGAAGATGAAAACTACATCCCTAACCTACTCAAAGCACTATGGACCAGTGAAGGTCGTCAAAATGTCAACCAGCCTGACAGATATAAAATGGAAGTGACCAATCCACAATTGGATCCTAAAAATTTCATAGTGCATGACCCTTCAGAGGAACTAAAAAGAAAGGTCTATGATGCATTATTCAGGGTAATGCCTGAAGGATTCAGAATGACTAGAAATGCCAGTGAGGATAATCTGATATGCATCATGAGTAGTGATGAAATCATAGACGTAAAATGGGATAAGAAATTTAATGAAGTAATAGAAGAAGTTAGAAATGCATAATTCTAACAATATAATTAGGGGGTTAAATATGAGTGATAAGAGAATGAGTCGTTTTGCTCATATTACAAAGGCACATCCTTGCTTTAATGAAAAGATACATGATAAAGTTGGACGAATTCATATTCCAATAGCTCCAAATTGCAATATCCAATGCGGATTCTGTACAAGAAAACTCAATGATACGGAAAAAAGGCCGGGAGTGGCATCATGTATAATGAGTGTTGATGAAGCTATAGAACATATCAGACAAACTACCGAAAAAATGCCCATAAATGTGGTTGGAGTGGCCGGTCCCGGAGATTCACTATGCAGTGAAGATACATTGAAACTCTTCGAAAGAGTAAAAGAGGAATTTCCTGATTTGATATTGTGCATGAGTACAAATGGACTTCTTGTACCGGAATATGCCGATAAGATAGCCCAGGCGGGAGTAAAAACGGTGACCATTACCATAAATGCTGTTGATGCCGACATCGGCGTACAGATATATGATGACATAGTATATCATGGAAAGATGTACCATGGCAGAGAAGGATTTGAGATACTTCTTAAAAACCAACTCAAAGGTATTGAAATGCTTTCACAAAGGGGCGTGGTGGTTAAGGTAAACAGTGTACTTATACCGGGCGTAAACGATAAGCACATAAAAGAAATAGCCAAAGTGGTAAAATCCAAGGGTGCAGCCATAATGAATGTATTACCTTTAATTCCATTAAACAAATTCAAAGACCTGGAAAAACCAGGCTGTGGCATGTTAAGTACGGTCCGATCAGAAGTAGAGGAGATTATTCCAATATTCCGTGCATGTACCCAGTGTAGGGCAGACGCATTCGGAATACCCGGATCAAAACAGCAGGACTTCTCACTTGAGTTGGTTCCTAACAGCCATTACTAACCACCTTTCATAAACTTTTTTTTTCAAAGCAAAATTTACAATTTCATTTTCCAATAATCTTTTCTCATCAAAACAAATAATTATTAATTTTAAAAGGACAAAAAATTAAACATAGAATAAATGATACACTAGGAGACATATTATGGAAAGAACATTATACTGGCAAGACGATTGTTTATACTTATTGGATCAAAGAAAACTTCCACATACGATAGAATACTTCAAATGTACGGATTATAATGAGGCCATTGATGCGATAAAGACGATGGTGGTAAGGGGAGCACCCGCCATAGGGGTATCTGCAGCATATGCAATGGCACTGGCTGAGATACACGGTGAAGACTTGAACGTAGCTGCGGATGAAATAAAACAGGCAAGACCAACGGCAGTAAACCTATTCTGGGCAGTAGACAAGGTACTTGATGCAGTAAAAAATCAAAAAACAGCAGTTCAAGCAGCAATTGAAATGGAAAAAGAAGACATTGAAATCAATAAAAAAATAGGCCAATACGGAAATGAGGTAATAAGCCAAAACGATACAATACTCACCCACTGCAATGCGGGAGCTCTTGCATGTGCAGGATATGGAACAGCCCTCGGAGTAATAAGAGCCGCCCATGAGGCAAACAAGAACATAAACGTAATCTGTGATGAAACAAGGCCCGTACTGCAGGGG is part of the Methanosphaera sp. BMS genome and harbors:
- a CDS encoding radical SAM protein; this translates as MSDKRMSRFAHITKAHPCFNEKIHDKVGRIHIPIAPNCNIQCGFCTRKLNDTEKRPGVASCIMSVDEAIEHIRQTTEKMPINVVGVAGPGDSLCSEDTLKLFERVKEEFPDLILCMSTNGLLVPEYADKIAQAGVKTVTITINAVDADIGVQIYDDIVYHGKMYHGREGFEILLKNQLKGIEMLSQRGVVVKVNSVLIPGVNDKHIKEIAKVVKSKGAAIMNVLPLIPLNKFKDLEKPGCGMLSTVRSEVEEIIPIFRACTQCRADAFGIPGSKQQDFSLELVPNSHY
- a CDS encoding methanogenesis marker 17 protein, with translation MYVECYDEVGAQVYDTLLRHTLQDLKLARAINAIKIFIDPREALFIGVVKLEKASQPVYLDDIASYKMDNDVLKIVVEDENYIPNLLKALWTSEGRQNVNQPDRYKMEVTNPQLDPKNFIVHDPSEELKRKVYDALFRVMPEGFRMTRNASEDNLICIMSSDEIIDVKWDKKFNEVIEEVRNA
- a CDS encoding methanogenesis marker 15 protein; its protein translation is MIKIAQLSCGTEYSGVQKEIEKAAETFGAQMVMPDVNLDDIDEAYEKFGLSCASSSLKLMIARAMSLVEGKNEADAVFICTCFRCAEAAIARNEVRRLIQNYTDLPVVTYSFTEKTKASELFIRMEALTTIVARKSVLAREKQEGLTLGIDSGSTTTKVALMENNEIIGTGWVKTGDIIGCANDGIAQALEGTDYKLDDIEAIGTTGYGRMTIGKDMGAKLIQEEISVNSKGAVYLADAQKGEATVLDIGGMDNKVITVNNGIPDNFTMGGICAGASGRFLDMTSGRLGVDITELGPLAQQGNYRNAVLNSYCIVFGIQDLVTSLAGGASKEDAASAACYSVAEQVYEQQLQEIDVREPLIQVGGTSLIAGLVDAVQDILGGIDIVVPEYSQYIGAVGAAMLVSGLKDSDVDDSKRF
- a CDS encoding methanogenesis marker 5 protein; the protein is MMKVAIFPPNSMILADMIVRSGHEPLVVQKQMQKKVTSPDLDAPPFNMTENDPIDGLKYAAIEVPSGVRGRMSLFGPIIEEAEAAIIMNEAPYGFGCVGCARSSELTVFSLRRKDIPVLELDYPTSRDDTIEMVHKINTFLDMLKDKEDDADD
- a CDS encoding methanogenesis marker 6 protein, producing MSEKNNDIDNEFCHIPMGDGTYRDSDQKDKITRMIILGPGCSVSSKELLNFLHMLELPINIRLTCYGANLNGYPDLVMEAVEKARELDPNHIFIKFRGFPPGDPRRCRAKRGGAREGFHQIEAEYKLLPDVSVALENPRHVDLNPPKKVELDEFIDIVNQYDKNKQ
- the mtnA gene encoding S-methyl-5-thioribose-1-phosphate isomerase, which produces MERTLYWQDDCLYLLDQRKLPHTIEYFKCTDYNEAIDAIKTMVVRGAPAIGVSAAYAMALAEIHGEDLNVAADEIKQARPTAVNLFWAVDKVLDAVKNQKTAVQAAIEMEKEDIEINKKIGQYGNEVISQNDTILTHCNAGALACAGYGTALGVIRAAHEANKNINVICDETRPVLQGARLSVFEMQQENIPVRLIVDGAAGHMMQKGLVDKVVIGADRVAKGGVANKIGSLMVALAAKRYDVPFYVAAPISTFDYESNIFDVTIEQRNRDEVLKINDKYITKEETEVENPAFDIVESDLITGIITEEGIKKAL